The Corythoichthys intestinalis isolate RoL2023-P3 chromosome 1, ASM3026506v1, whole genome shotgun sequence genome has a segment encoding these proteins:
- the cog8 gene encoding conserved oligomeric Golgi complex subunit 8 — MTADVEDESLLACVFQDCFPDSWKDNADLAAYLSELSSFGVDELGREEERLAEERARVLEQTRHLAFSDYQTFIRTADCTERIYRDFGRVEASVSRLLDKLPALAHRCRRFAEEAEQMSARRATNTLTLKRHTEILEILEIPQLMDTCVRNAYYEQALELAAYVRRLDNKHGSNPLIQGLVREVRESSGLMRLQLQQQLRSEAQLSSCLRAVGLLRRADAPDEAELRVKFLRARGAWLRSALDAVPDAEPYAHASKSAEAARAHLFDVLTQYRAVFSEPGHAPRPTRVLRGWLLAKVCELTESLERDLQRGASARLDSLAPQCMYFGLSFGRVGADFRGRLADIFPRAAAEAFGAAAREAAEGFRRDLGAYTPAPPPPTPPGTAAAPVEGTVAPPHTLLDFPPLARFLNRILVAFNDLRLCCPLALARRVTLDLHLALADVSEELSAFHRAEDSALSDGERSLFARMCRTYARDLLPFLDRCLQILFPARQMALILGVPASGAENVARVDVERLLEPLDFLPPEDEPSSEEKATAVVSP; from the exons ATGACGGCGGACGTGGAGGACGAGAGCCTTTTGGCGTGCGTCTTCCAGGACTGCTTCCCGGACAGCTGGAAGGACAATGCCGATCTGGCGGCCTACTTATCGGAGCTCAGCTCGTTCGGCGTCGATGAGTTGGGCCGCGAGGAGGAGCGGCTGGCGGAGGAGCGAGCGCGAGTCCTGGAGCAGACCCGACACTTGGCCTTCTCCGACTACCAGACCTTCATCCGCACCGCAGACTGCACCGAGCGCATCTACCGAGATTTTGGCCGGGTGGAGGCCAGCGTCTCCCGCCTGCTTGATAAGCTGCCCGCCCTCGCTCATAGATGCCG GAGGTTCGCTGAGGAGGCGGAGCAGATGTCGGCGAGGCGCGCAACCAACACGCTGACGCTGAAGCGCCACACGGAGATTCTGGAAATCCTGGAGATCCCTCAGCTGATGGACACGTGCGTGCGCAACGCTTACTACGAGCAAGCGTTGGAGCTTGCCGCTTACGTGCGACGCCTAGACAACAAACACGGAAGCAATCCTCTCATTCAG GGTCTGGTACGCGAGGTGCGCGAAAGCTCCGGGCTGATGCGGCTGCAGCTCCAGCAGCAGCTGCGCAGCGAGGCGCAGCTGTCGTCGTGCCTGCGCGCGGTGGGCCTCCTGCGGCGCGCCGACGCCCCGGACGAGGCCGAGCTGCGCGTCAAGTTCCTGCGGGCCCGCGGCGCCTGGCTGCGCTCGGCGCTGGACGCCGTCCCCGACGCCGAACCCTACGCGCACGCCAGCAAGAGCGCCGAGGCCGCCCGAGCGCACCTCTTCGACGTGCTGACGCAGTACCGCGCCGTCTTCTCCGAGCCCGGCCACGCCCCGCGCCCCACCCGCGTCCTCCGCGGCTGGCTGCTCGCCAAG GTGTGTGAGCTGACTGAGTCGTTAGAGCGTGACCTGCAGCGCGGGGCGTCGGCCCGGCTGGACTCGCTGGCGCCGCAGTGCATGTACTTCGGACTGTCCTTCGGCCGAGTGGGCGCCGACTTCCGGGGCAGGCTGGCAGACATTTTCCCACGGGCGGCGGCCGAGGCCTTCGGTGCGGCGGCACGGGAAGCAGCCGAGGGCTTTCGCCGAGACCTGGGCGCGTATACGCCTGCTCCCCCGCCACCGACGCCACCAGGGACGGCGGCAGCCCCGGTTGAAGGGACCGTCGCCCCGCCCCACACCCTGCTGGACTTTCCACCGCTGGCCCGCTTCCTCAACCGCATTCTGGTGGCCTTCAACGACCTGCGCCTGTGCTGCCCCCTGGCGCTGGCCCGCCGCGTCACCCTAGACCTGCACCTAGCCTTGGCCGAC GTGAGCGAGGAGCTGTCTGCGTTCCACCGCGCCGAGGATTCGGCGTTGAGCGACGGCGAACGCAGCTTGTTTGCGCGCATGTGCCGCACCTACGCCCGGGACCTTCTGCCCTTTCTGGACCGCTGCCTGCAAATCCTCTTTCCTGCCCGACAGATGGCGCTCATTCTCG GTGTACCGGCATCTGGTGCTGAGAATGTGGCACGCGTGGACGTGGAGCGGCTGCTGGAGCCGCTGGACTTCTTGCCGCCTGAGGACGAGCCATCCTCGGAAGAAAAAGCCACCGCCGTCGTCTCCCCGTGA